Proteins from a genomic interval of Pelagibaculum spongiae:
- the rbsK gene encoding ribokinase: MTKLLVLGSSNIDHVVQVPRFPQPGETLAGSDYQVHFGGKGANQAVAAARALGCVTHYDKNSHDKDGRNKGSVEFITCLGSDPLGLQLKQALISDGISAQGISCSAELPSGVAMIQVNAQGENQIVLAAGANAALDSQHIKQHAGLFESASLLLMQLETPLEGVVQAAAIAKANQIAVALNPAPAAELPTSLYPLLDWITPNQTEVELLSGIAIIDQHSADQASRWFHQQGVTNVMITLGAEGVWISQQSSDQKIAGQKIAGFKVEVVDTVAAGDTFNGAFFIRLLQGDSIEAAARFAHAAAALCVSKAGAQSSIPKLTDVNEFLESAK, from the coding sequence ATGACAAAACTTTTAGTGTTAGGAAGTTCTAATATCGATCATGTGGTTCAAGTGCCGCGCTTTCCGCAGCCAGGAGAAACCTTGGCAGGCAGTGATTATCAAGTTCACTTTGGTGGTAAAGGTGCCAACCAGGCCGTCGCGGCGGCCAGAGCGTTAGGTTGTGTGACTCACTATGATAAAAACAGTCATGATAAAGATGGTCGTAATAAAGGCAGCGTAGAATTTATTACCTGCTTGGGAAGTGATCCACTTGGATTGCAATTAAAACAGGCGCTTATTTCTGATGGTATTAGTGCCCAAGGAATAAGCTGTAGCGCTGAGTTGCCGTCAGGCGTTGCAATGATTCAGGTAAACGCTCAAGGCGAAAATCAGATTGTGCTTGCCGCAGGTGCTAATGCCGCTTTGGATTCGCAACATATAAAACAGCATGCCGGTTTGTTCGAATCAGCTTCATTATTACTAATGCAGCTGGAAACGCCATTGGAAGGTGTGGTGCAAGCAGCTGCAATTGCCAAAGCCAATCAAATAGCTGTGGCATTGAATCCTGCACCAGCAGCTGAACTGCCTACAAGTTTGTATCCGCTGTTAGATTGGATCACTCCCAATCAAACCGAAGTTGAGTTGCTGAGTGGTATTGCAATAATTGACCAACATTCGGCAGATCAAGCCTCGCGATGGTTTCATCAGCAGGGAGTGACGAATGTGATGATCACTCTAGGTGCAGAAGGTGTTTGGATCAGCCAGCAGAGTTCAGATCAGAAAATAGCCGGTCAAAAGATTGCCGGTTTTAAAGTTGAAGTTGTTGATACTGTAGCCGCTGGTGATACTTTTAATGGTGCTTTTTTTATTCGACTATTACAAGGCGATTCAATTGAAGCGGCAGCAAGGTTTGCCCATGCGGCAGCGGCTTTGTGTGTTAGTAAAGCAGGCGCTCAAAGCAGTATTCCAAAATTGACAGATGTTAATGAATTTTTAGAGTCAGCTAAATAA
- a CDS encoding CPBP family intramembrane glutamic endopeptidase, whose product MGERRNMGSGQLYFLSVLTLASMFFLNAVFSKSQLGVFVNYLPLLVFLVSVCLVSFAMAKGYLTRKDISAGKKELLFNVVLLVFLASVFHVISNKYGIEIPLNQIFGMTIYYLVWVAFPEEVIFRLIPSIVWKHSFFRTVLFGSVAFALIHIHKDIWLTAYFFTFGVLLSVLRQYNFSLLSLMTLHSLVNLATYLVAKNSVPIPSVTFYVVMPFCLLCIATASGWILHRKKIQKLKISFTEISVDKELSVDFQYQKVNESLENRPQVIVRRRRMASVRDLEAII is encoded by the coding sequence ATGGGGGAAAGAAGAAATATGGGTAGTGGACAGCTGTATTTTTTATCCGTGTTGACATTGGCAAGCATGTTTTTTTTGAATGCTGTCTTCTCTAAAAGTCAGTTAGGAGTTTTTGTTAACTACTTGCCCTTGTTGGTTTTTTTGGTTTCTGTTTGTCTTGTGTCTTTTGCGATGGCTAAAGGATATTTAACGAGGAAAGATATCTCAGCTGGAAAAAAAGAGCTGCTCTTTAATGTTGTCTTGCTGGTATTTTTAGCTTCAGTTTTTCACGTTATATCTAATAAGTATGGAATAGAAATACCTCTTAATCAGATTTTTGGTATGACCATTTATTATTTAGTTTGGGTCGCTTTTCCAGAAGAAGTTATTTTTCGATTGATCCCTTCTATTGTATGGAAACATTCATTTTTCAGAACGGTTTTGTTTGGCAGCGTGGCATTTGCATTAATCCACATACACAAAGATATTTGGCTTACAGCGTACTTTTTTACTTTTGGTGTGCTGTTGTCAGTATTACGGCAGTATAATTTCTCATTGCTTTCGTTGATGACTCTTCATAGCTTAGTTAACCTCGCTACTTACTTAGTAGCCAAAAATAGCGTTCCAATACCATCTGTTACATTTTATGTCGTAATGCCTTTTTGTTTGCTTTGTATAGCAACGGCAAGTGGGTGGATTTTACATCGAAAAAAAATACAAAAATTAAAAATTAGTTTTACTGAAATCAGTGTCGATAAAGAGTTGTCTGTCGACTTTCAATATCAGAAAGTAAATGAAAGTCTAGAAAATCGTCCGCAAGTAATTGTGAGACGTAGGAGGATGGCTTCTGTACGTGATCTTGAGGCCATTATTTAA